The Sulfurovum sp. TSL6 genome contains the following window.
CATTTTTTATTTTGCTTGAAGAAAATAAACTAAAAGGCATAGTAAAAAGTAATGCCATTCTTCCAAAATAAGAAAAAAACCTACGTCTAGAACTATTCTTTTCCATCTTTCCACTCCAATATTTAATTGTATAATTATTAAATACTACTATCATTATACTTAAGTAAATTTTATGCTTAAGTTTTTAAAAAACTGCAGAATAATAAACAAATATTTCTCTTACACATTAATTACAATAAATAGACTACATGCCAAAAATTACTGACTAAGGACATTACTCCACAAATCAGCTATAGACCGATATCCAAAGCCATTAGGATGAAGGTTGTCAAAATATTCATTTATATATGCATCTCTAAAGTAGGTATATAAATCAGGTGATGCAATTGTAATATTGTTAGATGGTTTAGCAACCAACTCATCAATGGCCTCATTGAAGTCTCTGGCTTTAACATTTCTGTATCCCTCTTCTATAGGGTCACTGTAGTCACCTGAAGTAGAGGATGTTCCAAGGGCAAACGGTATTTTTGCTATAGCAGCCTTTTTACCAGCATTGTTAATAAGGTCTATCATCTGTTGTATATAGTCCTTATAGGTACCATCATAGCCATTATCTCCGATATTCAGTCCTTTTCCACTCTCTAAGGGAGCTGATGAGATTGAGCTGGTATTGTTGGTGCCGTATAAAAGCAGAATGGTTGTAGCCTCTGGGTACTTTGCAAGTATGGAAGGAAGACGAGCAAGTCCTTCTTGTGTAGTCTCTCCGTTTATACCCTCATTAATCACACTGTTTGGATAGTCTCTAAATAAACTAAGATAATCATTCAGAAGCGGTGCAAAACCACCGCCTGCATTACGACCATCTGATGAAATATCATCAAAGTCTATATCATCCCCATGG
Protein-coding sequences here:
- a CDS encoding GDSL-type esterase/lipase family protein, translating into NSDTTAIAVSSFSVAVTQQDAYFDNILYVGSTSGLHITSPVSKHIQSDSSLLVKATASNLQNGWGVLFILDENTAEEQQMIDNIDPYETIFSNISMKEHTLDAYIINENDIIQAGVENHDQVVNVARGDILVAVGDSITYGHGDDIDFDDISSDGRNAGGGFAPLLNDYLSLFRDYPNSVINEGINGETTQEGLARLPSILAKYPEATTILLLYGTNNTSSISSAPLESGKGLNIGDNGYDGTYKDYIQQMIDLINNAGKKAAIAKIPFALGTSSTSGDYSDPIEEGYRNVKARDFNEAIDELVAKPSNNITIASPDLYTYFRDAYINEYFDNLHPNGFGYRSIADLWSNVLSQ